The Nicotiana sylvestris chromosome 6, ASM39365v2, whole genome shotgun sequence genomic sequence TGCCGGTTTTTGAGGTAATCATGACCACGATTTTTGACGTCTATAACTTCTCCActactcatttttactctttttccCACTATTTTCGcaactctttcttcttctctGAATTTCCTTTTAACTTTTCTACTACACTCAACTTTCTCAGTGTTACGACCCCAAAATTCTACCTTAGAAATAGTGATGACACCtaatctctaagactaggtaagcctaatatatGAAAAGATCTAACAGAAATAACCAACTCAACTATATAGAAATTGAACTGATAAATAAAATTACGTAACTAAAACTGAACAATAGTTATACAAATCCCTAGGACAGGTAATACAGAGTGATAAGCTCTACTGAAATACAGTAGAATCTCTAAGTACAATACTGCTTTGAAATAAAGATATACAGTAGTAAAGATAATATCAggaggtgactccgaggcctgcgagcatcaagcaggtataccttgaagtctccaaccgCAGAcacaactctcaaaactaacacgatttgaagtacctggatctgcacaaaaatatgtagaagtgtagcatgagtacaccacaacggtacccagtaagtatcaggACTGACCTtgatggagtagtgacgaggtaagTCGAGACACTCACTAGACACAAAACCTGTGCAAGATATTAACATAAAGCTAACAATGGAAAGAACATCAATGTAAGGCTAACATCGGAAAGATTATTAATATAAAACTAATAATGGAATAATAGAAACACAAATGGCAACAAGAACTAAACGGGTAACAAAGCAACAAAATAATCAGAACATCGATAAGGTATGAATGAAATCAATTAAGGGACAAATGACAATTCAAGTAATCAAATAATTCCCAATGCATGACTTACAACAAGAATTTTCTCCGAGGCACCACACCTCAAAATCACAAATCATAAGCCACAATCCCAAATTTTACGCACATGGCACTTCGTGCCCACATTATCAATCAGCTTTGTACGAAAAAAATCCACGTGCTACCATGTACATTGTATCCGTGTCAATTGCCAAATAAAAATATTCGAAAAATGAGATAATGGATTTATTTTAAAAGTCAAATAAAGTATAATTTATATAAAGTAGAGTATCAAATGGGAAAAATGAGTTTTGTTTAGAAATCAATTAAGATAaagtaaaataatatttttaataaagtaaaacatcGGAAAAATTAACGAATTAAATACAAAATCATTTAAAGTAAAGCATGATAATAATTTAAATATAGTAAATCACCAAGTGAGATGGCGAGTTTTATTTTGAGAGTCACATATAGTAAAGCATGTTATCAATCAATCAATGCACCAAGTAACAACTGAAGCATATATTGACATGTTAAAGCAACACATCAATTCACGTAGAATGCATGACTCACCTAAGAAATCACAATTGCTCCAACACAAGAGTAACAACAAATAACCAAGTAACAACGGAAGCACATATTGACATATTAAAGAAACACATCAATTCACCATGTCACAATGGAAGCACATATTGGCATATTAAAGCAACACATCAATTCACGTAGAATGCATGACTCACCCAAGAAATCACAATCGTTCCAACACAAGAGTAACAACAAATAACCAAGTACAATCAAAATTACGAATGGAATGAGGtgagaaaataaaagaataacCGTTCAAATCAACAGGCCATTCCAACATAGAatgtacaacaagaatcacaTCGATGTACCACACCTCATTTTCACATTTCACAAGTCATAATCACAATCTTCCTTATATCACCGTGTGAGCcttgtatttattttaaaatattttttccgAAATAGCTACACGCGTTTTAGCCCCTTATCTCACCGCGTGGCTTCAAGTATTCCCTTACTAGCAACACACATATAAATCCCACCTTATCTCATCGCACGGGTTTCAATACACACCCTTATACTACCACATACGTATCAGTATCACAACATAATAATCAACTCGCACCACACGTGCTCATATGCCACTATATTACCAAAATCAACAATACCAATGTTACCACAATACATAGTCGACGGCTCAACCACAATATGTACAAGAATCtcaataacaacaaaatgaaCGAGCAATAACTTAACAAGAAAAGGTATTACAATAACCAACAATTTCAACCATAAACGTGTCAATAGATCTCAACAACTACAACTTCCATAACTCAACAATGAAGGCATTTCCATGAAATGGAAACTTCAAATTCAAATGCATAACATAAGCTCAACAATAAGAGAGGTAGCATGAAATAGCAATTACAACTAAATGCATGAGAATAACTCAATAATAAAAAGAATAGCATGTAACAACAACTACTAATAAATTCATATAAGAGTAACCTCGATAATGGAAACTAGAACATGTAATAACGACTTCAAGTAAAGCATGTAAGAATAAAATTGACAACAAAAGATAGAATAAttaataacaacttcaattaaatgcTTACAGTTACCTAAGAGCCTAAACCGGtcaattttcacatataagcccgTGTACACattcgtcacctcatgtacacgtcTTCCACATAATTCAAATAGTACAATCAAACCCAATCCTAAGGGGTATTTCCCCCACAAAAATTTAGGCAAGATACTTGCCTCAAAACAGCTGAATCAATATTCTAAGAAGCCTTTTCCATGTGAAATAACCTCCGGAcggctcgaatctagtcaaaataacttaatatcataaataaaagtcATAGGAAATAATTTCGGataataaagcttcgatctttaATGAAAACCAAAAAGTCACCCCTGGGCACGCACCGTTTAACCTGACAAAACTCACAACTTTCGAATAACCATTTCGATACAAGTTCAATCATACTAAAATTattcaattccgacctcaaatcggCCTTCAACCCATCAAtttatgttttaaaaagtttttactaaaatcctcaatttctccaattcaaatTATTAATCAAACACTACAATCAAGGTTGGAATCATCAAATAACAACAAATCCGAGTAAAAAATACTTATCCCAATCCAAGTTGTAAATATACTCTCCAAAATCGAGCTCCAAAACCGCGTGAGAAAAAGTAATTGAATTCTGAAACAAGAAAAAAATGCAGCAGTTGTTCCAGCTCGATTCAGGTTCTAGATGATTCTAAAACTCATGTTTGATAAGCCCAACACGATCCTTGTGAGATTACATCCAAGATAGCCTCTTCAATCACCCAATTTGGCCTTAAAATGAGGAAGATATGATGTTctgaagttttaaaagaaatctgaaaatttcaatggcatttttgtaattatttatatcaGAAAAAAACCAGCATTTAAGAAAATCTTCGTTTTAGCACCAAAAACTCATTCAGAACCTCTCGGACACAAATAATATATGCATTTCAATCATAAAACATGCTACGAACCTGCTCGGGTACTCAAAACACCGAAAATAGGCCTTGTTGATCCGATATTGACCATAGTCAAACTTCAAATCCTTAACTAGTTTCTCAaccaatattttaaaatataccCAAGACCCTagggaccccatccaatcataccaacaagtacaaatatatcatacaaacttatccaAAGCCTCAAAATACCCACGGGAACATCACAACAATCAATCGAGGCTCAAACTGAATAGAATTTTTCTTAAGTTGTTAAAGCTTTATTCTCTCAAATGAGTGTGAATCACACTTAAACACTTCAAATTACTTTAAAACTGTGCACACACGTTCAATTCAACTATATAGATCCATCCAAAGTCTCGAAACACCAATTGGAGtccaataacatcaaagtcaacttttaagttcttcaaattgccaacttttgaCAAATAATGTCGAATTATTCTAGGAATCTCTGAAACCAAATTCGGACATACgcacaagtccaaaattatcatatacATCTATCACAACAATCAAAACCTGATTCCGAGTCTATTTACCctaaagtcaaaccttggtcaactcttccaacttaaagcttctaaaacgGGAATCATTCTTTCAAATTAATCCCATATCGCTCGAAAACAGAAACCAACCATACACTCAAGTAataatacataatatgaagctattCAAAGTCCCAAACTACCGAATGGAACTCTAAAGCTCaggacgaccggtcgggtcgttacactcagTAAGAACTTCTCCACACATCTCTTACCACCATGCCTTACCCCTTCATCTTAGCATTGCATCTGATCTCTAGGAGCAAAAAAACATCCGCAAATTCCACAAGTGGCAGGTTTTAGCCTGTTCATAGGTACCCTTCCTCCATTTGTCCTTCTAACATCCATTTTGTGAAGAAGGACTATAACTACAACAGTATCAAAATTGCCCCAGATGGGATAGAGCGAGTTACTTACTCAAAAGCGGGATTCATGTATGTTTATACATACCCCTTCACTTTGGGTCCATTTACCTTGAGGTCGGGTGAAAGACTTGACGCAATAATCTTAGAGTTCTGCCACCGATACCAGATTTGCTGGGAACAAATAGGCTCAATCTATATGGCGTACGATGACTTGTCTCCGTCAGTTGTGCTCTAAGATCGGGGAAACCCTAACTCTTGCACATATGATGAACCTTTACTCCCCAAAATTTTCTTCGGGGGTGTGATAAACCTTAGCAAGCATCGTTACCATGCCCTTCTCACCTGTGTTGATGAAAACAATGACTGTGGGTAGATGGAACGATTCATTGTCATTGCTACCGAGGATATTATCCCAGCCACAATGCCAGTTTTTCCCGAATCATGGAACCTTTTCCGTAAGTGCGAAGTCTTCGtatgtttgtttcttttcttcaTGAAAAAACTTTCTCCTTTGCTGAAATTTTATTTTCTTCGTTCCAGCTACTCGCTGGGAACCACCACAGGTTCAAGGACTGGTCCAATGGTTGAAAAAATCCTAGATATCACTACTTCGGAAAACGGACGATGGAAAGAAATGGCTCCCAACTACGGGTGGAGAGCCAAGAACCATGGTAAGAAAAATTCTTCTTTCTTTCAATCTTATCTATGTAAAACAACTTAAGAACAGTTTACTAACTGTCATTTTACTTGTATAGGGCTTCCGAGGGGATCTGCTGTGTGCCCCGACATCGAAGTTCTCGATGACCCCAAAGAGGCCGAGTGGGCATTGGAGAATGCCCTTTGCCGGAGCAATGCTCATGGATCAGCTCCACATCAACTTTTGGCTAAAAGGAATCAGCTCGATGAGTGCCTCTTGGTATTGGAGGCCAAAGTTGCTCAAGTGGATGAGCTCGAGGCCCAAATGCAGCAGTCTAAGCAAGACAGGATGGCTCATAGCCAAGAAGCTGCCCAGCTACACGAGAGCCTTAAGGAAGCAAATGCTAAATGATTCGAGCTTCACGATACTATGACTGCTGATGTCGAATGTGAATCTGCCTTCATGGAACAAGTTAACAACTTGGAGGCTGGCTTACGTGCCAAAATCGAGGAGGCCACTGTTGCCGAGGAGAGGAGGGCCAAAATGGAAGAGAGACTCAAGAGAGTCATGGAGCATAACTGATTTCACTCAACCACCAACGTCGAGCTTGATCCAAAAATCAGAGCAATGAAGGCTAAAAATGAAGAGCTCCACGTCAATATTAATAAGCTCCGAGCAAAACTCCAGAAACAAGAGATTCCCTCGTCTTCGAGAAAACCTACTCCATGTATCATATGAAGAGGAAGACCTTGGAGGAGGCCAAAGAGGGCATTGCCAACATCGATTACTGCATTGCCCAGGCCCGGGAATTGGAGATAACTGCTCGTGAGAACCTTCCTGCTCGGCCCGATGTATCTGACTCTTCGAATACTAATTCTGAGTATTCGCTATCCAAGGTGGaaactgaagaagatgaaggtctCGAACCGGCAGCGGAACAACCTTCTCCCACCAGGAAAAATGAATGCCCTTCTCTCCCTTCAGGTTTTAGCAGCAAAgatgtataattttttttatcttttgtaATTATGCCAAAACCTCTTACTATGTTTGGTGCTTTAATTAATAAAAGAAACTTTTTGCCTAAGTGTTGTGCAAAAAATATTCTTTAAGCCTCGGGAATATTTCTGCATCTGAAAGCTTTTGATTCTGGGCATAAATACTTCTAGAATCTACCCTTTACTatgagggtttcataagagagAGCCCTTATGTTTACAGttctcttgaagaggacgtctcttGTTTATTCCGGCATAAGCATTTGAAGTTTTTGTTAACTCtcaaatgataaaataaattaaattatccTTCagacaagaaataaaataaaaataaatgtaCTTTGATTTATTCCTTCTATCATTCAAAGTACATTTACATAAACATTTACCTGCTTAAGTAAATAAAGCTGCCAAAATATGTTGCTAACTTATACAACTTATTTCTACGGGGCTGATCATGCAGTCCCCGGTCCTAATAAGGCATCAACCTCGGTTCCAATAGTCCCCGATTCTCGTAACACTTTAGTGTTTTGCCATGTATTATTCCCCCTAGTGTTAGGATGCTAATCATGAGAATTTGAACACTTGAGGTCTTGTAGTCGCCGATGACATTCTTTCATAGCAAACTTCACGTCGCTTCCTCATTAATGGAAACAGCTTGTAGATAGGTAAACAATCTATTACCGAAGGCCGATGAGACTCTTGGGAGATGGGTTATGTTATCAGGCCAAAGATTATTTAACCATCCACGGGTTGATTGCCATATGAGTTGATCCACACATAGCTGTTGGTCAGCTTTCCGATGATCCTCCCTTCGTAGTATGCTTTACATTGTTGCcttattaaaaaccttgccatACTTTCATTACACGCAAGGATCTTTAACAAtaataccttttgaggtgagTCACATTCCAATTGCTCGAGAATTTAATTCTATCTTGATTTTCCATTTCATGTGAGCCTTTACCGGTTATAGCTGAAACCCGGCAATGTCTTTCCCATGTCAATCCCAGCTTTCCGGCGTTGACTTCTCAGGTGCTTTGAGTGACCTTCCTTAGAACCAAATCCCCTACTTTGAAATATCGATATTTTCCCTACGATTATAATACCTTTTCATCCTCTGCTTTTATGCCACCATTCTCACGTATGCCAGATCCTGGTGCTCCTCGAGCAGATCTAACTTGACCAGAAATGCTTCGTTGTTTGATTCTTCTTTTGGATAGGAAAACCTTAAGGTCGGCTCCCCCACGTTCATTGGTATAAAAACCTCTATACCGTATACGAGGGAAAATGGTGTCTCACCCGAGCTCAACTTCACCGTGGTTTGATATGCCCAAAGCATGCCGGAAGTTCATCTGGACATTTTCCCTTGGCATCTTCTAACTTCTTTTTAAGGTTTCAATGATTACCTTGTTGGTTGACTTCGCTTATCCATTAGCACTGGGGGTGGTATGATGAATATGTAATTCGTTTGATCTTTAATCCTTCCAAAAACTTTATGACCTTTGATCCTACGAACTGGTGCCCGTTGTCACAAGCAATCTCTTTTGGAATTCCAAATCGGCCGACGATGTGGTCCCATATAAAATCAATCACTTTTCTTTCTCCGATTTTTTGGTAAGCacctgcttcaacccacttagtaaaataatcagttaaaactaaaagaaattttACCTTACCGGGCCCTTGCCGCAAAGGACTGACTATGTCCATTcctcatttcatgaatggccatggagaCACCACTAAATGCAAAAGTATCGCTAACTGATGCACAAACTGTGCATGGCGTTGACATTTGTCGCACTTTTGTACAAATGCTTTAGCATCTTGTTCCATATGAGGCCAATAGTAGCCAACCTTGACTAACTTGAGAACCAATGAGTCTGTACCTAAATGATTCCCGCAAACCCCTTCATGAACTTCTCTCATCATATAATCAGCCTCTGAGGCCCCTAAACACAGAGCCAATGGTCTTTGGAACGACCTTGTGTACAACTGTCCATCAACAAGACAACAGCGAGCTGCTTTGGTCCGCAATGACCGGGATGCttttgggtcttcaagtaaatTACCATGTCTGATATATTCAATGAACTCGTTCCTCCAGTCCTAAATCAAGTTGGTTGAATTTACTTTGCAATAGCTATCTACATCCAACACCGAATGCAACAATTGGACTACAACACCAGAATCAGATCTTTTTATCTCTATGGATGAACCCAAATTAGTCAATGTATCTGACTCCACATTTTCCTCCCTTAGAATATGTATGATTTACCACTCTCTGAATCATGTAAGTAAGCTTGAACCTTGTTCAAGAATTTCTGCATGCGCTCTTCCATGGCGTCGAAAATTCCATATACTTGGTTTACCACCAGCTAGGAGTTGCATTTGATCTCGATGACATCAGAACCTAATCCCCGAACTAGTTTAAGTCCTGCAACCAAAGCCTCGTATTCgttttcattgttagttaatggTACAGTTTTGATGGCCTGCCTCAGGGTTTCCTCCGAATGAGTAATTAAAACAACCCCAGGACCGGATCTTTTTATGTTGGAGGCTCCATCCTTAAACAAGGTCCAAACTTCTGATGCCATTCCCAATACCAACATTGCTTCCTTAACAGCCAAAGTCAATAACCAaggactaaaatcagccacgaagtcAAGCAAAACTTGTGATTTAATTGCAGTCCTAGACTTCTTGTTTTAAACTATATTCTGTGTTTCTgagaccttgaaaacctcattttgagtcacctcaatttgcgtgcacagtccgggtgccggaaatcttaaatatgaaaatctgtgaaaaatgataaaatttggttataaaatgagttaatttgacttcggtcaacgttttgggtaaacagacccggacccgtgattcgacggtcccggagggtccataggaaaatatggaacttggacgtatgcccgaaatcgaattccgaggtcccaagcccgagaaataaatttttaaatgaaattattttctgaaattgtttaaggaaatttgaaatgaaatctgattagaacatgttggtatcgggcccgtattttggttacaGTGCCCGGTaaaggtcttatatatgatttaagatatttctgaaaaatttggtgaaaaacagacatcgtttgacgtgattcggacctaaattgctaaagttgatgttttatgaagtttgagaaaaattctttgattttgagatttaattcgttgttattgaggttattttggcgattggATCAcatggataagttcgtatgatatttttgagttagtacgtgtgtttggttaggagccccgatgtctcgggtgtgtttcggatgtgtttcgggaagttttgaacttaagaaaagttgcagaaataGCTGTTCAGGTGCACTGATatgttcttcttcgcgttcgcgagatggTCCTCGCAAACGCGATGTGTAAATTATGTTGaaggaaaatccttctacgcgaatgcgtagctcaggtcgcgaacgcgagatAGTGGGGGGttatcccttcgcgaacgcgatgctggccacgtgaacgcgaaggccaagtgGGCCTGGGCAGGGGATGGGGAAATTACCCTGCGCGCACGCGATCCACTGGACGGGAACGCGAGGGATCAAGGGGTTAAAGCTCCCGAACGCGAGCCCGTTCAGGCGAACGCAAAGGGTTACCtagcctgacccatcgcgaacacgaggggtctgtcgcgaacgcgaagagtgttttcgcccagtgattttaaaagaCCAAAAACATAACACTTTCGGGATTTCATAAATTTTTTAtaaacttcttcttctccaaagctctggggcgacttttgaagcatttattcaccataatctcttgggtaagtaatctttaacttattttcttccattttcatcaacaccagctagatttctaggcctaaaacatgagattaagggtagaaaattagggatttaggtagaattagggctttttgattaattgcgatttagacctcgttttgtggtcggattttaaaataaattatatattcgggctcgtgagtgaatggataatcgggttttggtctaaacctcgtattttgaccaagcgggcccggggtcgatttttagatttttgggaagaatgattagaaagctataattaggcattgaattcgaattgtttagcatttattgatgttatgaagttgattatgtatagatacaattgatttggagctgaaTTCGAGAGGAAAGacggtaattgaggattgagttggccgtggaagtttgaggtaagtgtccggtctaaccttagcttgagggattaggagttgtatcttatttgctaattgcttcttgttgagtacgacgtataggcatggtgacgagtatctatacgttggtgtcgagcatgaccgtgagtcttaaattgatagttgttgtgttcttaaatgttactacggatgctttaattgatgactctagatattgagcaaagatttagtttattctcgtggattttatttatgaatgagtattggtattaattgagctgagtagaagttgagttaggattggttatagctgattctcccttgccgggatgtttgtttcgatattgttgctcccttgccgggaagttattatattgcttttgttcccttgccgggaagttattatattgcttttgttcccttgccgggaagttattatattgcttttattcccttgccgggaagttattatattgcttttgttcccttgccgggattccttgtgattttgtgttggcttgtaaatgggagcggatggtacgcctaccacaagatatgatgaaatgagagcgggtggtacgcctaccacgagatttgatgaaatgggagtgggtggtacgcctaccacgggatttaatgaaatgggagcaagtggtatgcctaccacgagatttaatgaaatgggagcgggtgatatgcttaccacaagatataatgaaatgggaatgggcggtacgcctaccacaagagtaaatgaaatgggagcgggtggtacgcctaccaca encodes the following:
- the LOC138871369 gene encoding uncharacterized protein, whose translation is MEERMQKFLNKVQAYLHDSESEIKRSDSGVVVQLLHSVLDDWRNEFIEYIRHGNLLEDPKASRSLRTKAARCCLVDGQLYTRSFQRPLALCLGASEADYMMREVHEGVCGNHLGTDSLVLKLVKVGYYWPHMEQDAKAFVQKCDKCQRHAQFVHQLAILLHLVVSPWPFMK